One part of the Gloeocapsa sp. PCC 73106 genome encodes these proteins:
- a CDS encoding LysR family transcriptional regulator, which translates to MRIEQLQAFLAVADTGSFGLAAQQCQVTQSTISRQIQSLEQSLGLPLFHRSSQAKLTLGGEQLLPHARKMCKEWENVLRKFEEIKSGKQPELCVAAIHSVCAHSLPLVLQKFCFDYPNVQLRVTALGSDRALKVLKDGLVDLAIVMNNRFLTNSSEMVVDVLYQEEILVLMAANHPLTQYPEVSLSQLVDYPQAVFKDGYGMQRLIQDCFTRLQSPIKAVMELNTLDAFRGVVRQGHVIALLPESALIEAKNDPTLAIRRLAKSSIDLTREVVIVTTSDRLAIPPIAHFYKLVQQLLKFP; encoded by the coding sequence ATGCGCATCGAGCAGTTACAAGCTTTTTTAGCGGTAGCAGACACTGGGAGTTTCGGTTTAGCCGCACAGCAATGTCAAGTAACCCAATCCACGATTAGTCGTCAGATTCAATCTTTGGAGCAAAGTCTGGGTTTACCATTGTTTCACAGAAGTTCTCAGGCTAAATTAACCCTCGGTGGCGAGCAGTTATTACCCCACGCACGTAAAATGTGCAAAGAGTGGGAAAATGTGCTGCGCAAGTTTGAGGAAATTAAATCGGGAAAACAACCGGAATTATGCGTGGCTGCGATTCATTCGGTTTGCGCCCATTCTTTACCCTTAGTTTTACAAAAGTTTTGTTTTGATTACCCAAACGTACAACTGAGAGTAACCGCTTTAGGAAGCGATCGCGCTCTCAAAGTTCTCAAAGACGGATTAGTAGATTTAGCGATCGTCATGAATAATCGCTTTCTAACCAATAGTAGCGAAATGGTTGTAGACGTTCTCTATCAGGAGGAAATCCTGGTTTTAATGGCTGCAAATCACCCTCTAACGCAATATCCGGAAGTTTCTCTTTCTCAACTGGTTGATTATCCCCAAGCAGTCTTTAAAGATGGTTATGGTATGCAAAGATTAATTCAGGATTGTTTTACTCGTCTGCAAAGCCCCATTAAAGCGGTGATGGAGTTAAACACTCTTGACGCTTTTCGCGGGGTAGTTCGACAGGGACACGTCATCGCCCTTTTACCAGAATCGGCTTTAATCGAAGCTAAGAACGATCCTACTCTAGCTATTCGTCGGCTAGCTAAATCCTCCATAGATTTAACCCGTGAGGTAGTGATAGTCACCACAAGCGATCGCCTGGCTATTCCCCCCATTGCTCACTTTTACAAGCTTGTGCAACAATTACTAAAGTTCCCTTGA
- a CDS encoding TIGR04283 family arsenosugar biosynthesis glycosyltransferase — MDDQIISVIIPVVNEAANLEQVLARVKQSSNVEIIVVDGGSCDETITIAQAAGVKVIESAIKGRANQMNSGAEIAQGEILLFLHGDTLLPPDYGTWIRETMAQPGIIGGAFTLKISGKAQSLRWVETLVNWRSRYLALPYGDQGIFLASSTFKAIGGFPTLPIMEDFELILILRKLGKIAIIPESVLTSGRRWQKLGVFKTTLINQLMILGYALGVHPEKLARLYKRF, encoded by the coding sequence ATGGATGATCAGATTATTAGCGTTATTATTCCGGTTGTCAACGAAGCTGCCAATCTTGAGCAAGTTTTAGCTAGAGTCAAACAGAGTAGCAATGTAGAAATTATCGTAGTGGATGGGGGAAGTTGCGATGAAACCATTACCATTGCTCAAGCTGCAGGAGTCAAAGTCATCGAGTCTGCTATCAAAGGACGCGCTAACCAGATGAATAGTGGTGCAGAAATAGCTCAAGGAGAAATTCTGTTATTCTTGCACGGCGATACCCTATTACCCCCCGATTATGGTACCTGGATTCGGGAGACAATGGCACAACCGGGAATCATTGGAGGTGCTTTTACTTTAAAAATATCCGGTAAAGCTCAATCCCTGCGTTGGGTGGAAACTCTGGTCAACTGGCGCTCTCGTTACTTGGCTCTTCCCTACGGAGATCAGGGTATTTTTTTGGCTAGTAGTACTTTTAAAGCGATCGGCGGGTTTCCAACTTTACCAATTATGGAGGATTTTGAGTTAATTCTTATTCTGAGAAAATTGGGTAAAATCGCGATTATTCCTGAATCAGTGCTAACTTCTGGACGTCGCTGGCAAAAATTGGGAGTGTTTAAAACGACCTTGATTAATCAATTGATGATTCTCGGTTATGCGTTGGGAGTACATCCGGAGAAGCTTGCGCGCTTATATAAAAGATTTTAA
- a CDS encoding RDD family protein: MQMYIEPPRQRIPKVPLDRRAYAFLIDYVTVWLITSLLGGSNFFLELLVFTIAWLGMRVLLVSVNQGQSLGRWALDLKVMDTRFRRLPSLVNLTKREAIVGFGAFLAMMGLNLAFINPFSTLILISPLLAESSMALTDEEMNQTLHDRLGQTIIIPTRRGFSLDVRLRRIYWEVKKSLNKRK, translated from the coding sequence ATGCAGATGTATATTGAACCACCGCGTCAACGTATTCCCAAAGTACCTTTGGATCGCCGGGCTTATGCGTTTCTGATTGATTATGTTACTGTTTGGCTAATTACGTCCTTATTAGGAGGGAGTAATTTTTTTTTAGAATTGCTCGTTTTTACGATCGCCTGGTTGGGGATGAGAGTATTATTAGTTTCAGTCAACCAGGGTCAAAGTTTAGGGCGCTGGGCGTTGGATTTAAAGGTCATGGATACACGTTTCCGACGTCTTCCTAGTCTAGTGAATCTGACCAAACGAGAAGCTATAGTGGGCTTTGGCGCTTTTTTAGCGATGATGGGGTTGAACCTTGCTTTTATCAATCCTTTTTCTACTTTAATTTTGATTTCTCCACTATTAGCCGAATCTAGTATGGCATTGACAGACGAGGAGATGAATCAAACCCTGCACGATCGCCTAGGACAAACCATAATTATTCCTACCAGACGGGGTTTTTCCCTAGATGTACGTTTAAGACGAATTTATTGGGAAGTCAAAAAAAGCTTAAACAAAAGAAAATGA
- a CDS encoding reverse transcriptase N-terminal domain-containing protein yields MLFKRILVRRLQRLLTTSYEGKLWAIREVTQDNQGNFSNCCTSL; encoded by the coding sequence ATGCTATTTAAACGTATATTAGTCCGCAGATTACAACGACTACTTACAACCTCATATGAAGGAAAGCTTTGGGCGATTCGTGAGGTGACCCAGGATAATCAAGGGAACTTTAGTAATTGTTGCACAAGCTTGTAA
- the rpsO gene encoding 30S ribosomal protein S15, translating into MSLTQEQKQEIMTQYQMHETDTGSADLQIAFLTYRINQLTEHLKLNQNDHSSRLGLLKMIGRRRRLLAYINQEDSDRYQNLIQRLGLRR; encoded by the coding sequence ATGTCTTTAACTCAAGAGCAAAAACAAGAAATCATGACTCAATACCAAATGCATGAAACTGACACTGGTTCAGCGGACTTGCAAATTGCTTTTTTGACTTATCGTATTAATCAACTTACAGAACATCTTAAGCTCAATCAGAATGATCACTCTTCCAGGTTGGGACTATTAAAAATGATTGGCCGTCGTAGACGCTTGCTAGCTTATATTAACCAAGAAGACAGCGATCGCTATCAAAATTTAATTCAGCGCCTTGGTCTGCGTCGCTAA
- the metH gene encoding methionine synthase, with product MGNTFLSHLHGPNRPVLVFDGAMGTSLQTQDLTAADFGGPEYEGCNEYLVHTKPEAVEKVHRTFLEVGADVIETDTFGGTPLVLAEYDLADQAYYLNKTAAVLAKKLAVAYSTPEKPRFVAGSMGPGTKLPTLGHIDFDTLKNAYVEQVKGLYDGGVDLLLVETCQDVLQIKAALNAIEEVFAQKGDRLPIMVSITMEVMGTMLVGSEISAALAVLEPYAIDILGLNCATGPDQMKEHIKYLSEHSPFVVSCIPNAGLPENVGGHAHYKLTPMELRMALMHFVEDLGVQVIGGCCGTRPDHIAQLVEIGKTLQAKPRQYNYEPAAASIYSAQTYQQDNSFLIIGERLNASGSQKCRELLNAEDWDGLISLAKAQVKEGAHILDVNVDYVGRDGEKDMHELASRLVNNVTLPLMLDSTEWQKMEAGLKVAGGKCILNSTNYEDGEPRFYQVLDLAKKFGAGIVVGTIDEEGMARTAERKFAIAKRAYEAAVAYGIPPYEIFFDPLALPISTGIEEDRENGKATIESIRRIREELPHCHVILGVSNISFGLNPASRQVLNSVFLHEAMQVGMDAAIVSANKILPLVKIESEHQEICQDLIYDRRRFEGDICVYDPLTKLTEVFAGKTTQRDRTADANLPIEEKLKKHIIDGERLGLDDDLVKALTQYPPLEIINTFLLDGMKVVGELFASGQMQLPFVLQSAQTMKAAVAYLEPYMEKQEGNGNGNNSKGKFIIATVKGDVHDIGKNLVDIILTNNGYQVINLGIKQPVENIIQAYEEHGADCIAMSGLLVKSTAFMKDNLETFNERGITVPVILGGAALTPKFVYEDCQRTYKGKVIYGKDAFSDLNFMDKLMPAKATGQWSDLQGFLEEYAEHQPKIRESNSQKSEQESEMTSTDTRPSEAVATDIPRPIPPFWGTKLLQPEDLDLTELFWYLDLQALIAGQWQFRKPKDQSREQYNEFLAEKVYPLLEVWKEKVIREKLLHPTTLYGYFPCQSQGNSLLIYDPQLIQDSGGILPPGTEAIALFEFPRQKSGRRLCIADFFASTESGLVDVFPMQAVTVGEVATEYAQKLFAANEYSDYLYYHGMAVQTAEALAEWTHVRIRRELGFGDLEPDNIRDILQQHYQGSRYSFGYPACPNIQDQFRQLELLGCDRINMYMDESEQIYPEQSTTAIIAYHPAAKYFSA from the coding sequence ATGGGTAATACGTTTCTTAGCCATCTTCATGGTCCCAATCGCCCGGTACTAGTATTCGACGGTGCGATGGGAACCTCCCTACAGACCCAAGATTTAACAGCCGCTGACTTTGGGGGACCTGAATACGAAGGATGTAATGAATATTTAGTACATACTAAACCCGAAGCGGTAGAAAAAGTACATCGCACCTTTTTAGAAGTAGGCGCAGATGTGATCGAAACCGATACTTTTGGCGGAACACCCTTAGTATTGGCAGAATACGACTTAGCAGATCAAGCTTATTATCTCAATAAAACCGCAGCAGTACTAGCTAAAAAATTAGCAGTAGCTTATTCTACACCAGAAAAACCTCGCTTTGTGGCCGGTTCGATGGGTCCTGGAACTAAACTACCTACCTTGGGACATATAGACTTTGATACCCTCAAAAACGCCTACGTAGAACAGGTAAAAGGACTATACGACGGGGGTGTAGATTTACTACTAGTAGAAACCTGTCAGGATGTACTGCAGATTAAAGCCGCTTTAAACGCGATCGAAGAAGTATTCGCACAAAAAGGCGATCGCCTTCCCATTATGGTCTCTATCACCATGGAAGTCATGGGAACGATGTTAGTAGGATCGGAAATTAGCGCGGCTTTAGCGGTACTTGAACCCTATGCTATCGATATTTTGGGACTCAACTGCGCCACCGGTCCCGATCAAATGAAGGAACATATCAAATACCTTTCAGAACACTCACCTTTTGTAGTTTCTTGTATTCCTAATGCAGGCTTGCCAGAAAACGTGGGAGGACACGCGCACTATAAATTAACTCCTATGGAGCTACGCATGGCTTTGATGCACTTTGTAGAAGACTTAGGAGTACAGGTGATCGGGGGTTGTTGCGGAACACGACCAGACCACATCGCCCAACTAGTGGAAATAGGTAAAACTCTTCAAGCTAAACCACGACAATACAACTATGAACCTGCAGCAGCTTCGATTTATAGCGCCCAAACGTACCAACAAGATAACTCGTTCCTAATCATTGGCGAACGTTTAAACGCCAGTGGGTCCCAAAAATGCCGAGAATTGTTAAACGCAGAAGACTGGGATGGCTTAATCTCCCTAGCTAAAGCCCAAGTCAAAGAAGGCGCCCACATCCTAGACGTAAACGTAGACTACGTAGGACGAGACGGCGAAAAAGATATGCACGAACTCGCTTCGCGTCTAGTTAATAACGTCACTCTTCCCCTGATGCTAGACTCAACCGAATGGCAAAAAATGGAAGCAGGATTAAAAGTCGCAGGAGGTAAATGTATACTCAACTCTACCAACTACGAAGACGGAGAACCACGCTTTTATCAGGTTTTAGACCTAGCTAAAAAATTTGGCGCAGGTATCGTAGTCGGAACCATCGATGAAGAAGGAATGGCGCGCACCGCTGAGAGAAAATTCGCGATCGCCAAACGCGCCTACGAAGCCGCTGTAGCCTATGGTATCCCTCCCTATGAAATCTTTTTTGACCCACTCGCTTTACCCATTTCTACAGGGATAGAAGAAGACCGAGAAAATGGCAAAGCAACCATAGAATCTATCCGCCGTATTCGAGAAGAATTACCCCATTGTCACGTGATCTTGGGGGTATCTAATATTTCCTTCGGGTTAAATCCCGCATCGCGTCAAGTACTTAATTCCGTATTTCTCCACGAAGCCATGCAGGTAGGAATGGACGCTGCGATCGTTAGCGCCAACAAAATCTTGCCTCTAGTAAAAATTGAGTCAGAACATCAAGAAATCTGTCAGGATTTAATCTACGATCGCCGTCGCTTCGAGGGAGATATCTGCGTTTACGACCCCCTCACTAAACTGACAGAAGTATTTGCTGGTAAGACAACTCAACGCGATCGCACCGCCGACGCCAATCTACCCATCGAAGAAAAACTCAAAAAACACATCATCGACGGGGAACGTCTCGGGTTAGATGATGATCTGGTTAAAGCTTTAACCCAATATCCCCCTTTAGAAATTATCAACACCTTTCTTTTAGACGGAATGAAAGTAGTCGGGGAACTATTCGCCTCCGGACAGATGCAATTACCCTTTGTCTTGCAGTCAGCTCAAACCATGAAAGCCGCGGTAGCTTATCTGGAACCCTATATGGAAAAACAGGAAGGTAACGGTAATGGTAATAATAGCAAGGGTAAATTTATCATTGCTACCGTCAAAGGTGATGTACATGATATCGGGAAAAATCTCGTAGACATCATTCTCACTAACAACGGTTACCAAGTAATTAACCTGGGAATCAAACAACCAGTAGAAAATATCATTCAAGCTTACGAAGAACATGGCGCCGATTGTATCGCTATGAGTGGCTTGTTGGTTAAATCCACCGCTTTTATGAAAGATAACCTGGAAACCTTTAACGAACGGGGTATTACTGTCCCTGTCATTCTCGGTGGCGCAGCGTTGACCCCTAAATTCGTTTACGAAGACTGTCAGAGAACCTATAAAGGTAAAGTGATCTACGGGAAAGACGCCTTTTCTGACCTAAACTTTATGGATAAACTCATGCCCGCTAAAGCAACGGGACAATGGTCGGATTTACAGGGATTCTTGGAAGAATACGCCGAACATCAACCCAAAATTAGAGAAAGTAACTCCCAGAAATCTGAGCAAGAATCAGAGATGACCAGTACAGATACTCGACCCTCAGAAGCCGTTGCCACAGATATACCCCGTCCTATTCCTCCCTTTTGGGGAACTAAGTTATTACAACCAGAGGATTTAGATCTGACTGAGTTATTCTGGTATCTGGACTTACAAGCTTTAATCGCAGGTCAATGGCAATTTCGTAAACCCAAAGACCAATCGCGGGAACAGTACAACGAATTTCTAGCAGAGAAAGTTTATCCTCTGTTAGAAGTTTGGAAAGAAAAAGTAATCAGAGAAAAGTTACTCCATCCGACTACCTTGTACGGCTACTTCCCCTGTCAATCTCAGGGCAATTCTCTACTGATTTACGATCCTCAACTAATTCAAGACTCAGGCGGTATTTTACCCCCAGGAACTGAAGCGATCGCACTCTTTGAGTTTCCACGACAAAAATCAGGACGTCGTCTCTGTATCGCTGACTTTTTTGCCTCTACTGAAAGTGGTTTGGTAGACGTTTTCCCCATGCAAGCGGTCACAGTAGGGGAAGTCGCTACAGAATACGCTCAAAAACTCTTTGCTGCTAACGAATACAGCGATTATCTCTACTACCATGGTATGGCTGTGCAAACAGCAGAAGCTTTAGCTGAGTGGACTCACGTTCGTATTCGTCGAGAATTGGGCTTTGGTGACCTAGAACCGGATAATATTCGGGATATTCTCCAGCAACATTATCAAGGTTCTCGTTACAGCTTCGGTTACCCCGCTTGTCCCAATATTCAGGATCAGTTTCGACAACTAGAATTATTAGGCTGCGATCGTATTAATATGTACATGGATGAAAGTGAACAAATTTATCCGGAACAGTCTACTACGGCGATCATCGCTTACCATCCCGCAGCAAAATATTTTAGCGCTTAA
- a CDS encoding GDP-mannose 4,6-dehydratase has translation MSIKRALITGITGMVGSHLADYLLEKTDWEIFGTCRWRSPLDNIEHLLPKINAKERIQLLYGDLGDEISLRNIVNIAKPDYVFHLAAQSYPKTSFTSPLDTLDVNILGTARLLEPLREYRDHSGINPVIHVCASSEVFGRVPPEKVPINEECGFHPASPYAISKVGTDLVGRYYAEAFQMTVMTTRMFTHTGPRRGDVFAESTFAKQIAMIEAERIAPVVKVGNLNSMRTWADVRDAVNAYYLLVTVNPQAGEAYNIGGDYSCTVADMLNHLISISTRSDIKIEVDPDRLRPIDADLQIPDTSKFRKHTNWKPLIPFEKTMQDLLDYWRSQIAKGKEFLNGR, from the coding sequence ATGTCAATAAAACGCGCATTAATCACGGGTATTACCGGGATGGTAGGTTCCCATCTAGCAGATTACTTATTGGAAAAAACCGATTGGGAAATATTTGGAACTTGCAGATGGCGCAGTCCTCTGGATAATATTGAGCATTTACTTCCCAAAATTAACGCTAAAGAGCGCATTCAACTACTATACGGCGATCTCGGAGATGAAATTTCTCTGCGCAACATAGTCAATATCGCTAAACCAGATTACGTCTTTCATCTAGCTGCTCAAAGTTATCCCAAAACCTCTTTTACTTCTCCTCTCGATACCCTAGACGTGAATATATTGGGAACAGCCCGCTTACTCGAACCTCTCAGAGAATACCGGGATCACAGTGGTATCAACCCCGTAATACATGTATGTGCATCTTCTGAAGTATTTGGTCGAGTCCCACCAGAAAAAGTACCCATCAACGAAGAATGCGGCTTTCATCCCGCCTCCCCCTACGCTATTTCTAAAGTAGGTACAGACTTGGTAGGTCGCTATTACGCTGAAGCCTTTCAAATGACGGTGATGACTACTCGGATGTTCACTCACACAGGACCAAGACGAGGAGATGTCTTCGCTGAATCGACCTTTGCTAAACAGATAGCGATGATCGAAGCCGAACGCATAGCGCCAGTAGTCAAGGTGGGAAATTTAAACTCTATGCGCACTTGGGCTGATGTGCGAGACGCCGTAAACGCCTACTATCTGTTAGTTACAGTTAACCCTCAAGCAGGGGAAGCCTATAACATCGGTGGAGATTACTCCTGCACCGTGGCTGATATGCTCAACCATCTGATTAGTATTTCTACACGCTCAGACATCAAAATAGAAGTAGATCCCGATCGCCTCAGACCGATTGATGCAGACTTGCAAATACCCGATACCAGTAAATTCCGCAAGCATACGAACTGGAAGCCTTTGATTCCCTTTGAAAAAACCATGCAGGATCTGTTAGATTATTGGCGTTCTCAAATCGCTAAGGGTAAAGAATTTTTAAACGGTCGCTAA
- a CDS encoding PAM68 family protein, with amino-acid sequence MSSERKKIPFEPRQKKKKTPPAEYPENSAYNSQNASLSTIPEAVSKRMIKRMIALSGIPTALGVSSFFAFYWIVSHQWFKVPTPAVVLVTMGFFGLGVLGLSYGILSASWDEEIKGSFLGLKEFQINFKRMISAWKSAREESPRNYE; translated from the coding sequence ATGTCTTCTGAACGAAAAAAAATACCTTTTGAACCTCGCCAAAAAAAGAAAAAAACTCCGCCTGCTGAATACCCGGAAAACTCGGCTTATAACTCCCAAAACGCGAGTTTGTCTACTATTCCCGAAGCAGTAAGTAAGCGCATGATTAAGCGCATGATCGCTTTGTCCGGTATCCCTACCGCTTTAGGGGTATCATCTTTTTTTGCTTTCTATTGGATCGTTAGTCATCAATGGTTCAAAGTACCAACCCCTGCTGTAGTCTTAGTTACTATGGGGTTTTTTGGTTTAGGGGTTTTAGGTTTAAGCTATGGAATTCTTTCTGCTTCTTGGGATGAAGAGATAAAAGGAAGTTTCCTAGGATTAAAGGAATTCCAAATTAATTTCAAACGAATGATCTCAGCTTGGAAAAGCGCTAGAGAAGAATCCCCAAGAAATTATGAGTAG
- a CDS encoding NAD(P)-dependent oxidoreductase: MLKPLIVGIGGGVASRIAAAFTKKGISFAATSSRPLTEYWQLDLTRPREFDYSLVNSEHLVLLAAAISSPDRCQKEYEIARQTNVTGTLEFAQRCLEKGAQVLFFSSDTVYGASLPGNPTFTETDTLNPLGEYAQMKAEAEASLLALGNVKIVRLSYVFFKQDKFTTYLSKCALNGQEAEVFDPFTRSMVYIQDLIEAIEAYGDRWIEIHDKLINVGGPSPVSRWDFALKLQELVYPELKLLKIEPPLDFFKARPRLIALNTAPFANLLGRPVTPIEEAIAQEFTEI; the protein is encoded by the coding sequence ATGTTAAAACCCTTAATTGTAGGTATTGGTGGTGGTGTAGCTAGTCGCATCGCCGCCGCTTTTACCAAAAAAGGAATATCTTTTGCAGCAACATCCTCTCGTCCTCTGACCGAGTATTGGCAACTCGATTTAACCCGTCCCCGTGAATTTGATTACAGCTTGGTAAATAGTGAGCATTTAGTACTACTAGCGGCTGCTATTTCCTCACCCGATCGCTGTCAAAAAGAATACGAAATAGCTAGACAAACCAACGTCACAGGAACCCTCGAATTTGCTCAACGCTGCCTAGAAAAAGGCGCCCAGGTGTTATTTTTCTCCTCCGACACCGTTTATGGAGCATCCCTACCGGGAAATCCAACCTTTACAGAGACGGATACCCTCAATCCCCTGGGGGAGTACGCACAGATGAAAGCCGAAGCAGAAGCGAGTCTGCTAGCTTTAGGAAATGTCAAAATAGTTAGGTTATCCTATGTGTTTTTTAAACAAGATAAATTCACGACCTACCTAAGTAAATGTGCCCTTAATGGTCAAGAAGCTGAAGTTTTTGACCCCTTTACTCGCTCTATGGTGTATATACAAGATCTAATCGAGGCGATCGAAGCGTATGGCGATCGCTGGATTGAGATTCATGATAAGCTCATTAATGTTGGGGGTCCCTCACCTGTTTCTCGTTGGGACTTTGCTTTGAAGTTGCAAGAGTTGGTCTATCCTGAGCTAAAATTGCTTAAAATTGAACCACCCTTAGACTTCTTTAAGGCTAGACCGCGCCTGATCGCGCTCAATACAGCTCCCTTCGCCAACTTACTGGGGCGACCTGTAACGCCGATAGAAGAAGCAATTGCTCAAGAATTTACGGAAATATAG
- a CDS encoding DUF6816 family protein, which produces MRIIGLILILFLASGGPVWGGELAQRLAIFPQWEGKPAVEIPKGELIYPDWMEGTWEVTSTLVEQIAPLSPAIVTLGFEQNLRYLNQPLRFNVKFKPDYPVTTIASFIPLVLPKTPLIIPDRAFNGFNIAQAYLSTEGVKSVKVNPKDPNEQITFLANGSQLISRVTGRKIETLDSDQFIATEITQQIFRSQSQIYLNEVETTTFYRLLDSGIIEGDQVSAIYLSSQDPDYFAAANRPVALYRYRLELIIAV; this is translated from the coding sequence ATGAGGATAATTGGCTTGATTTTAATCTTATTTTTGGCTAGTGGTGGTCCGGTGTGGGGAGGAGAATTAGCTCAACGCTTAGCTATTTTTCCTCAATGGGAGGGGAAACCTGCTGTAGAAATTCCTAAAGGAGAATTAATTTATCCTGATTGGATGGAGGGTACCTGGGAGGTTACTTCTACTTTAGTAGAGCAAATTGCTCCTCTGTCTCCAGCTATAGTTACGCTTGGTTTTGAGCAAAATTTGCGTTATTTGAATCAACCCTTGAGATTCAACGTAAAATTTAAGCCTGATTATCCTGTCACGACCATAGCTAGTTTCATTCCCTTGGTTTTACCAAAAACTCCGCTCATTATTCCCGATCGCGCTTTTAACGGTTTTAATATCGCCCAAGCTTATCTGAGTACTGAGGGTGTAAAATCGGTAAAAGTTAATCCGAAAGATCCTAATGAGCAAATTACTTTTTTAGCTAATGGGAGTCAGCTCATCTCTCGAGTTACTGGACGTAAAATCGAAACTCTAGATAGTGATCAATTTATTGCTACGGAAATCACTCAGCAAATCTTTCGTAGTCAGTCTCAAATCTATCTCAACGAGGTAGAAACAACTACGTTTTATCGACTCCTAGACTCAGGAATCATCGAGGGAGATCAAGTAAGTGCGATCTATTTATCCTCTCAAGATCCCGATTATTTTGCAGCTGCTAATCGTCCTGTAGCTTTATATCGTTATCGTTTAGAGTTAATTATTGCGGTTTAA